One window of the Candidozyma auris chromosome 6, complete sequence genome contains the following:
- the MAK5 gene encoding putative ATP-dependent RNA helicase, producing the protein MALRKKSSFKSHPKKAPTLKQKHRRTDKIIKADALNWKPVELPDHMDDYGGLYGIEELEGVDVKMVNGKAEFISKESGDEAEDDIDEFQGFDDMPEPQTKKQRTDKKENEKDKKGEKTSQSKEKTQKEKKTETKDDKAANKQDQKDDKSNSEELMANAFAALDIPLPDDEIDLPHWEDISLSPYLLNGLQSLGFKTPTAIQKSAIPLALEGKDVIGKATTGSGKTLAYGLPILEKHIQKLTELKESRSKKIIPPPSGIIFAPTRELAHQVVDHLDKISKFAPLLQNGIVSITGGLSIQKQERLLEYGPSIIVATPGRLLELIEKNGDLAKRLGSTDTIVLDEADRLLQDGHFEEFEKILELFYKQRDHAHGYKWQTLVFSATFSKDLFGKLDKKGKQKDNKAVTSGGLIGNTEISELLQKKLRFRDPKPSLCDANPKEIVSGQVTEALVECGASERDLYLYYFLLMYPGSTLVFANAVDSVKRLVPFLESLKIPAFSIHSSMIQKQRLRALERFKAATENSKTAVLIATDVAARGLDIPKIDHVAHYHLPRSADVYIHRSGRTARAGSEGVSVMFCSPQEASGPFKKLRKLVAASAEKSSKVSGKGDVKLLDVDYDLVAQLKERVRVASKLADSAIASTATRKENSWVKQAAEDLGIEDVNELDMFEDDVIKKQKKRNEGKKLTNDETKACKAELRELLAVPLRKNHRRSYLTSGLENLAHQIVSGKTSETVLGREAVKALDELKSKKGKKRKQR; encoded by the coding sequence ATGGCATTGCGTAAAAAAAGCAGCTTTAAGCTGCATCCAAAGAAAGCGCCCACattgaagcaaaagcatAGAAGAACCGACAAGATTATCAAGGCAGATGCCCTAAATTGGAAACCTGTTGAGCTTCCCGATCATATGGACGATTATGGAGGGCTTTATGGGatcgaggagttggaagGCGTGGATGTAAAGATGGTCAATGGTAAGGCCGAATTCATAAGTAAAGAAAGTGGTGACGAGGCTGAAGACGACATTGACGAGTTCCAAGGCTTTGATGATATGCCTGAACCCCagacaaagaaacagaggACTGAtaagaaggagaatgaaaaagacaaaaaaggTGAAAAGACGTCTCAGCTGAAAGAAAAGacacaaaaagagaagaagacggaGACAAAGGATGATAAGGCCGCCAACAAGCAGGACCAAAAGGACGATAAATCAAATTCTGAGGAACTCATGGCCAATGCCTTTGCAGCCCTAGACATTCCTCTCCCTGATGACGAGATTGATTTGCCTCATTGGGAAGACATCTCCCTCAGTCCCTACCTTTTGAACGGCCTTCAGCTGCTTGGCTTCAAGACCCCTACTGCTATTCAAAAGCTGGCTATACCGTTAGCATTGGAGGGTAAAGACGTCATTGGAAAAGCCACTACAGGCTCAGGTAAGACCCTTGCGTACGGGCTTCCGATCCTTGAAAAACACATTCAAAAATTAacagagctcaaggagtcgagatccaaaaaaattatcCCCCCACCCTCTGGTATCATCTTCGCTCCCACAAGAGAGTTGGCTCACCAAGTTGTGGACCATCTTGATAAGATCTCCAAGTTCGCGCCACTTCTACAGAATGGAATTGTGTCGATCACTGGAGGTCTTTCTATTCAGAAGCAAGAACGTTTGTTGGAGTATGGACCTAGCATCATTGTGGCCACTCCCGGTCGTCTTTTAGAGCTAATAGAGAAGAATGGCGACTTGGCAAAGAGATTGGGATCCACCGACACCATTGTGCTCGATGAGGCCGACAGACTTTTACAAGATGGCCActttgaggagtttgagaagatccTTGAGTTATTTTACAAACAGAGAGACCACGCCCACGGCTACAAGTGGCAGACGCTAGTGTTCTCTGCTACGTTTTCTAAAGATCTTTTCGGTAAGCTTGATAAAAAGGGGAAGCAGAAGGATAACAAGGCTGTTACCTCAGGCGGGCTAATTGGCAACACTGAGATTCTGGAGcttttgcagaagaagcttcgGTTCAGAGACCCTAAGCCTTCGCTCTGTGACGCTAATCCCAAGGAGATCGTCTCTGGGCAAGTCACCGAGGCGCTTGTTGAATGTGGTGCTTCAGAAAGAGACTTATATTTGTACTACTTCTTGCTCATGTACCCGGGCTCCACGCTAGTCTTTGCTAATGCAGTAGACTCTGTCAAAAGACTTGTGCCTTTCCTAGAAAGTCTAAAGATCCCGGCGTTCTCTATTCACTCGTCAATGATTCAAAAACAGAGATTGCGTGCTCTTGAAAGATTTAAGGCTGCTACCGAGAACAGCAAAACAGCGGTACTCATAGCTACCGATGTTGCTGCGAGAGGTTTGGATATTCCCAAAATCGACCATGTAGCGCATTATCATCTACCCAGATCCGCAGATGTGTACATTCACCGTTCAGGACGTACTGCGAGAGCCGGACTGGAGGGTGTTTCGGTGATGTTTTGCTCACCTCAGGAGGCATCTGGAcctttcaagaagttaAGAAAACTTGTAGCTGCAAGCGCTGAAAAGCTGTCAAAGGTATCAGGAAAAGGGGATGTTAAGTTGCTAGACGTCGACTACGACCTTGTGGCTCAGCTTAAGGAGAGAGTGAGGGTTGCATCAAAGTTGGCCGACTCAGCAATTGCTTCTACAGccacaagaaaagaaaattcatGGGTCAAGCAGGCTGCAGAGGATTTGGGCATTGAGGATGTTAATGAGCTCGACATGTTCGAAGACGATGttatcaagaagcagaaaaagagaaacgAGGGCAAAAAGCTAACAAATGACGAAACAAAAGCGTGCAAAGCCGAGCTCAGAGAGCTTTTGGCTGTGCCCCTCAGGAAGAACCACAGAAGATCGTATCTAACCAGCGGACTCGAGAATTTGGCTCATCAAATTGTTTCGGGCAAGACCTCAGAAACCGTGTTGGGCAGAGAGGCAGTGAAAGCGTTGGACGAGCTCAAGTCAAAGAAGggcaaaaagagaaagcaaagatAG
- a CDS encoding 25S rRNA (adenine2142-N1)-methyltransferase, whose amino-acid sequence MLKRPRTITAAAKKHEKPKLKPQKARKIIRRFHVLQKNKAAILRILHLPESNYKGNLGKAYTEQYEQFKLTKKAELFRFDDSTSSDELGGILGRIDKEIELRGGLHIYQMASTMGQASERGGDSSKKLVEWYKELGRKATRSLEIGCLCPTNNISTSGLFGDVIRIDLNSQSPKILQQDFMERPIPRSDEEKFNVISCSLVLNFVPTAEQRGQMLRRFTEFLLPPTSGNHSSVFMVLPLPCVANSRYMSRQLFLQIMGQLGFSVVKSHEANKVAYWLFDWSGKVNERIPKMKKKEILTGASRNNFYISL is encoded by the coding sequence ATGCTAAAGAGACCCAGAACGATAACGGCAGCGGCAAAAAAGCATGAAAAGCCAAAGCTCAAGCCTCAGAAAGCCCGCAAAATTATACGGCGGTTCCATGTTttgcaaaagaacaaaGCGGCTATTCTAAGAATCCTTCATCTTCCCGAATCAAACTATAAAGGTAACCTAGGGAAGGCATACACTGAGCAGTATGAGCAATTCAAACTCACGAAGAAAGCAGAATTGTTCCGCTTTGACGACTCAACCTCAAGTGATGAGCTTGGTGGAATTCTCGGCCGCATAGATAAGGAAATTGAGCTCCGTGGAGGGCTTCACATCTACCAGATGGCTTCAACCATGGGCCAGGCATCTGAGCGTGGAGGAGATTCATCCAAAAAGCTTGTGGAGTGGTACAAAGAGCTAGGACGAAAAGCTACAAGGAGCCTTGAGATCGGGTGTCTCTGTCCAACAAATAATATATCTACTAGTGGATTGTTTGGGGATGTCATTCGTATAGACTTGAACTCGCAGAGCCCCAAAATTTTGCAGCAGGATTTCATGGAAAGGCCGATTCCACGAAGTGATGAGGAGAAATTCAATGTGATCTCGTGCTCTTTGGTATTGAACTTTGTACCCACAGCAGAGCAGCGAGGACAGATGCTACGTAGATTTACAGAGTTTCTCCTTCCTCCCACATCTGGAAATCATTCGAGTGTCTTCATGGTGTTGCCTTTACCATGTGTCGCAAATTCTCGGTATATGAGCCGACAGTTGTTCTTGCAGATCATGGGCCAATTGGGTTTCTCAGTGGTGAAGTCCCACGAGGCTAACAAGGTGGCATACTGGTTATTTGACTGGTCGGGGAAGGTTAATGAGCGAATCcccaagatgaagaagaaagagattctCACCGGTGCTTCGAGGAACAACTTCTATATTAGCCTTTAG
- a CDS encoding sugar porter family MFS transporter, protein MSQTNLEQTPSGAPTANTHTNTENVLLDKEVDKDLAVEPPKEIATRSGKEYIAMSIFCFLVAFGGFVFGFDTGTISGFVAMDDFVERFGQLKASGEYYLSNSRTGLMVSIFNVGCCIGGIFIGKVGDMYGRRMGIMFAMLIYVVGIIIQISSDDKWYQFFIGRMVTGLAVGTVSVVAPVFISEVAPKQVRGTLVCCYQLCITLGIFIGYCTTYGTKEAYTDSRVWRIPLGLCFAWAILLVVGMLNMPESPRYLMSKSRVDDARRSIARSNKVSVDDEVVEAEIRTIQAGLDKEALAGNATWMELINGKPKIFRRVLVGVITAILQQLSGINYFFYYGTTIFKAVGMEDSFKTSIILGAVNFVSTFANIWAIERLGRRLTLLIGSVCMTICLVIYSALGSARLYIDGYENTTENTRKPVGNAMIFITCLNIFFFASTWAGGVYCILSETYPLRIRSKAKSVATGANWMFGFLIAFFTPFITSSIHFNYGFVFAGSMLFSIFFIYFFLCETKGLSLEEVDEMYASGLPAWKTGGFIPEAEKEVGQV, encoded by the coding sequence ATGTCTCAAACTAATTTGGAGCAGACCCCATCTGGCGCTCCAACCGCCAACACCCACACCAACACTGAGAATGTGTTGTTGGACAAGGAGGTCGACAAGGACTTGGCCGTGGAGCCTCCTAAGGAGATCGCTACTAGATCGGGCAAAGAATACATTGCCATGTCGATTTTCTGTTTCCTTGTTGCCTTCGGTGGTTTTGTGTTCGGTTTCGACACGGGTACCATTTCTGGTTTCGTGGCGATGGACGACTTCGTCGAAAGGTTTGGTCAATTAAAAGCTTCGGGTGAGTACTACTTGTCAAACTCGAGAACAGGTTTGATGGTCTCCATTTTCAACGTCGGTTGCTGCATTGGTGGTATTTTCATTGGTAAAGTCGGTGACATGTACGGCAGAAGAATGGGTATCATGTTTGCTATGCTTATCTACGTTGTCGGTATCATTATCCAGATTTCCTCTGACGACAAATGGTAccaattcttcattggTCGTATGGTTACTGGTCTTGCTGTCGGAACTGTTTCTGTTGTCGCTCCCGTGTTCATTTCTGAGGTCGCCCCCAAACAGGTGAGAGGTACTCTTGTGTGCTGCTACCAGCTTTGTATCACTCTCGGTATCTTCATTGGTTACTGTACCACCTACGGTACCAAAGAGGCCTACACAGACTCAAGAGTTTGGAGAATCCCATTGGGTCTTTGCTTTGCCTGGGCCATTTTGTTGGTTGTCGGTATGTTGAACATGCCCGAGTCCCCAAGATACTTGATGTCCAAGTCTCGTGTTGACGATGCCAGAAGATCCATTGCCAGATCGAACAAggtttctgttgatgatgaagtcgttgaagcTGAAATCAGAACTATTCAAGCTGGTCTTGACAAGGAAGCCCTTGCCGGCAACGCCACCTGGATGGAATTGATCAACGGTAAGCCCAAGATCTTCAGAAGAGTGCTTGTTGGTGTCATCActgccattttgcagcaacTTTCTGGTATCAACTACTTCTTCTACTACGGTACCACCATTTTCAAGGCTGTTGGTATGGAAGACTCTTTCAAGACCTCCATTATTCTTGGTGCTGTCAACTTCGTTTCCACATTTGCCAACATTTGGGCCATTGAGCGTTTGGGTAGAAGATTGACCCTCTTGATCGGTTCCGTTTGCATGACTATCTGCTTGGTGATCTACTCTGCTCTTGGTTCTGCCAGATTGTACATTGACGGTTACGAAAACACCACCGAAAACACCAGAAAGCCCGTTGGTAACGCTAtgattttcatcacctgcttgaacatcttcttcttcgcttcaACCTGGGCTGGTGGTGTCTACTGCATTCTTTCCGAGACCTACCCATTGAGAATCCGTTCCAAGGCCAAGTCTGTTGCTACTGGTGCCAACTGGATGTTCGGTTTCTTGATTGCCTTCTTCACCCCATTCATCACCTCCTCCATTCACTTCAACTACGGTTTCGTGTTTGCCGGCTCCATGcttttctccatcttcttcatctacTTCTTCCTTTGCGAGACCAAGGGTCTTTCCTTAGAAGAGGTCGACGAGATGTACGCCTCTGGCTTGCCAGCTTGGAAGACTGGTGGTTTCATTCCCGAGGCCGAGAAGGAGGTTGGCCAAGTCTAA
- a CDS encoding NADPH:quinone reductase — MSIPKTHWVTIVDQVSESPDSIQYREVEAPQISGPNDIIIKNKYAGVNFIETYFRKGQYDAQFPFIFGREASGVVAAVGANVKDFRVGDKVFYLSPRTQAQYTKIVYDGQYHAIYKLPEDATEDELKLYGAILVQGLTAITFAHEAHKVEKGQFVVVWAAAGGTGQAFTQYVSSLGGRVIAIASSEEKLEIAKSLGAEFLINSSKDDVEKKVHTFTDGHGADAVFDGVGADAFDASLNSLARKGSLVSFGKSSGFSKPFSIRRLQPKNLKVLSPTLFGYIATKEEWDRYIKILLEEVKSNRLKFALHTYQLKNYAQAASDLENRKTTGKLVLEIPQ; from the coding sequence ATGTCCATTCCAAAGACACATTGGGTGACAATTGTCGACCAAGTGTCTGAATCCCCAGACAGTATCCAGTACAGAGAAGTGGAGGCTCCACAGATCAGTGGGCCCAAcgatatcatcatcaagaacaagtacGCTGGGGTGAATTTCATCGAGACGTACTTTAGAAAAGGCCAGTATGACGCTCAATTTCCGTTTATTTTCGGTCGGGAGGCCCTGGGCGTGGTAGCAGCGGTGGGTGCAAATGTCAAGGACTTTAGGGTAGGAGATAAGGTGTTCTACTTGTCGCCTCGGACACAGGCTCAGTATACGAAAATTGTTTATGATGGACAGTATCACGCCATTTACAAGTTACCTGAAGACGCCACAGAGGACGAGCTCAAGTTGTATGGTGCAATTCTCGTCCAAGGGTTGACAGCTATAACGTTTGCTCACGAAGCGCACAAAGTTGAGAAGGGACAGTTTGTAGTTGTTTGGGCAGCGGCTGGTGGAACTGGGCAGGCGTTTACTCAGTATGTGTCGTCGCTTGGCGGGCGTGTTATTGCCATAGCTTCatcagaagagaaattgGAGATTGCAAAGCTGTTGGGCGCCGAatttttgatcaactcgCTGAAGGACGAcgtcgagaagaaggtgcaTACCTTCACAGATGGCCACGGTGCAGATGCAGTGTTTGACGGGGTCGGCGCCGACGCCTTTGACGCCAGTCTCAACTCCCTTGCTCGTAAGGGCAGTTTGGTGAGCTTTGGCAAGTCGTCTGGGTTTCTGAAACCGTTCAGCATCAGAAGGTTACAGCCCAAGAACCTCAAGGTGTTGTCACCAACACTCTTTGGGTACATTGCCACCAAGGAGGAATGGGACCGCTACATCAAGATCTTGCTCGAGGAGGTCAAGTCCAATAGGCTCAAATTCGCTCTTCACACGTACCAGTTGAAGAATTACGCTCAGGCTGCAAGTGATTTGGAGAACAGGAAGACCACAGGCAAGTTGGTGTTAGAGATTCCACAGTGA
- a CDS encoding sugar porter family MFS transporter, whose product MSKEDNSSGVQTPTNDSLMEKPIEEVKKQDSEEELPELPKKSAMEYLMVGLLCFLVAFGGFVFGFDTGTISGFVNMEDFKQRFGQLNGSGEYYLSDVRVGLMVSIFNVGCAIGGIILCKMGDQWGRRIGIMVAMVVYIIGIIVQISSSDKWYQYFVGRFITGLAVGTVSVICPLFISEVSPKQIRGTLVCCFQLCITLGIFLGYCTTYGTKESYTDSRTWRIPLGLCFAWAILLLVGMVCMPESPRYLIEKHKIEDAKHSIARSNKVAVEDPAVYTEVQLIQAGIEREALAGNASWKELITGKPKILRRVIMGIMLQSLQQLTGDNYFFYYGTTIFKAVGLKDSFQTSIILGVVNFASTFLNIYLIERLGRRICLLAGSAAMFVCFVVYSVLGTTNLYIDGYDNTEENTRKPTGNAMIFITCLYICAFASTWAGGCYCIISETYPLRIRAKAMSVATAANWMWGFLISFFTPFITSAIHFYYGFVFTGCLLFSFFYVYFFVYETKGLSLEEVDEMYASGVSAWKSADWVPPSTAHMAHSTGFAADQKPGDEQV is encoded by the coding sequence ATGTCTAAAGAAGACAACTCCTCGGGTGTCCAAACACCCACCAACGACTCACTCATGGAAAAACCCATTGAGGAAGTCAAAAAGCAGGactctgaagaagagcttcctGAGTTGCCCAAGAAATCCGCCATGGAATATCTCATGGTTGGTCTCTTGTGTTTCCTTGTTGCATTTGGTGGTTTCGTTTTCGGTTTCGATACAGGTACCATTTCCGGTTTCGTCAACATGGAAGATTTCAAGCAAAGATTTGGCCAGCTCAACGGTTCGGGCGAGTACTATCTTAGTGACGTCAGAGTCGGTTTGATGGTTTCCATTTTCAACGTTGGTTGTGCCATTGGCGGTATCATTCTCTGTAAAATGGGCGACCAATggggaagaagaattggTATCATGGTGGCCATGGTGGTTTACATCATCGGTATTATCGTGCAAATCTCATCCCTGGACAAGTGGTACCAGTACTTTGTCGGCCGTTTCATCACGGGTTTGGCTGTGGGTACCGTTTCTGTGATTTGTCCACTTTTCATTTCCGAAGTATCTCCCAAGCAAATTAGAGGTACTTTGGTGTGCTGCTTCCAGCTTTGTATTACCCTCGGTATCTTTTTGGGTTACTGCACAACTTACGGTACCAAAGAATCGTACACTGACTCCAGAACATGGAGAATCCCCTTGGGTCTTTGTTTTGCCTGGGCCATCTTGTTGCTTGTGGGTATGGTGTGCATGCCTGAGTCTCCAAGATACTTGATTGAGAAGCACAAGATTGAAGACGCCAAACACTCCATTGCCAGGTCCAACAAGGTTGCCGTTGAAGACCCAGCTGTTTACACGGAAGTGCAGCTTATTCAGGCTGGTATTGAGCGTGAAGCTTTGGCCGGTAACGCTTCATGGAAGGAATTGATCACCGGTAAGCCAAAGATTCTTAGAAGAGTGATTATGGGTATCATGCTTCAGTCCTTGCAGCAGTTGACCGGTGACAACTACTTCTTCTACTACGGTACCACCATTTTCAAGGCTGTGGGTTTGAAAGACTCTTTCCAGACCTCCATCATTCTCGGTGTCGTTAACTTTGCCTCAaccttcttgaacatctACCTCATTGAGCGTTTGGGCAGAAGAATCTGTCTTTTGGCCGGTTCCGCCGCCATGTTTGTGTGTTTTGTTGTGTACTCCGTTCTCGGTACCACCAACTTGTACATCGACGGCTACGACAACACCGAAGAAAACACCAGAAAGCCAACGGGTAACGCCAtgattttcatcacctGTTTGTACATTTGCGCCTTCGCTTCCACCTGGGCCGGAGGCTGTTACTGCATCATCTCTGAGACTTACCCATTGAGAATCAGAGCTAAGGCCATGTCTGTGGCCACTGCCGCCAACTGGATGTGGGGatttttgatttccttcttcactcCTTTTATCACGTCGGCCATCCACTTCTATTACGGTTTTGTGTTCACCGGGTGCTTGCTCTTCTCGTTCTTCTATGTGTACTTCTTTGTCTATGAGACGAAGGGCCTCTCcttggaagaagttgacgagATGTACGCCCTGGGTGTTTCCGCCTGGAAGTCGGCCGACTGGGTCCCTCCTTCGACCGCCCACATGGCCCACTCGACGGGATTTGCTGCTGACCAGAAGCCTGGTGACGAGCAGGTCTAA
- the ERF1 gene encoding translation termination factor eRF1 yields the protein MDGAEKNIEIWKIKKLIKSLEMARGNGTSMISLIIPPGSQISLTQKKLTEEYGTASNIKSRVNRLSVLSAITSTQQKLKLYTHCPKNGLVIYCGDVITDEGKEKKLNIDFEPFKPINTSLYLCDNKFHVEALSELLQDDDRFGFIVMDGNGALFGAVSGNNREVLHKFTVDLPKKHGRGGQSAVRFSRLREEKRHNYVRKVAEVAVQNFIENDKVNCKGLILAGSADFKNELSKSDLFDSRLQARVLKIVDVSYGGENGFNQAIELSAETLANVKFVQEKKLLNTYFEEISLDSGKFCYGIDDTLKALDAGACETVIVYENLNIVRYTLKDSEDREVIVNVNPDLPDKSYMIDKATGTEMEVVKEEMFLEWLAENYKSFGATLEFVTDRSSEGAQFVQGFGGVGALLRYKLNFEQLADESDEDEYYDSDEDFI from the coding sequence ATGGACGGCGCAGAGAAAAACATCGAAATCtggaagatcaagaagttgatcaagtccCTTGAGATGGCCCGAGGTAACGGTACGTCGATGATCTCGTTGATCATCCCGCCAGGGTCGCAGATTTCTTTGACgcagaagaagttgactGAAGAATACGGTACCGCCTCCAACATCAAGTCTCGTGTGAACAGATTGTCTGTGTTGTCCGCTATCACGTCGACCCagcagaagttgaagttgtaCACGCATTGCCCCAAAAACGGACTTGTCATTTACTGTGGTGATGTCATCACCGATGaagggaaagaaaagaagttgaacatCGACTTTGAACCATTCAAGCCCATCAACACCTCCTTGTACTTGTGTGACAACAAATTCCACGTGGAGGCACTTTCTGAGTTGCTCCAGGATGACGACAGATTTGGTTTCATCGTTATGGATGGTAACGGTGCTCTTTTCGGTGCTGTGAGTGGTAACAACAGAGAGGTGTTGCACAAGTTCACCGTCGACTTGCCCAAGAAGCACGGCAGAGGTGGTCAATCTGCTGTTCGTTTCTCGCGTTTGCGTGAGGAGAAAAGACACAATTACGTTAGAAAAGTCGCCGAGGTTGCGGTGCAAAACTTCATTGAAAACGATAAAGTCAACTGCAAAGGTCTTATTTTGGCTGGTTCGGCCGATTTCAAGAACGAGTTGTCCAAATCCGATTTGTTCGACTCCAGATTGCAGGCGCGTGTCTTGAAGATTGTCGATGTTTCCTACGGTGGAGAAAATGGTTTCAATCAGGCCATTGAGCTCTCGGCAGAGACCTTGGCCAACGTGAAGTTCGTtcaggaaaagaagcttttgaacACCTATTTCGAGGAGATCTCTCTTGACTCGGGTAAGTTCTGTTACGGTATCGACGACACCTTGAAGGCCTTGGACGCTGGTGCCTGTGAAACCGTAATTGTCTACGAGAATTTGAACATTGTCAGATACACGTTGAAGGACTCCGAAGACCGCGAAGTAATTGTCAACGTCAACCCAGACTTGCCAGACAAATCTTACATGATCGACAAGGCAACGGGCACTGAGATGGAGGTAGTGAAAGAGGAGATGTTCTTGGAGTGGTTGGCTGAAAATTACAAGAGCTTCGGTGCTACGCTTGAATTCGTTACTGACCGTTCCTCGGAGGGTGCTCAGTTCGTGCAAGGTTTCGGTGGTGTTGGTGCTCTTTTGAGATACAAGCTTAACTTTGAACAGTTGGCCGACGAGTCCGACGAGGACGAGTACTACGATAGTGACGAGGATTTCATTTGA